One window from the genome of Macrobrachium rosenbergii isolate ZJJX-2024 chromosome 2, ASM4041242v1, whole genome shotgun sequence encodes:
- the LOC136843816 gene encoding uncharacterized protein has translation MDNTALRALLFFLIGGFLLFAGVFVDAMGSSINNDGQNSILPFSPLVLVGRVLLAIGAVMLVGALYLTYRNCKRKKKQAPYERASAAPDQSVESQNNTQNVSRPLPARPQSRQMYYPSAIQMTTYASGSGTLMNGREVEENPYSEVEGVSSPAAAAFIHYSSTLGARNLGYSRTLGYTRRGVGRGNPRVLRAGFTPLHPVEEGSSVHSSTEQLSRYATLPAGQVLDTPEYNWRSHLTREQTRNSTSTPVFKDDPPPYDSFKPPPYRP, from the exons ATGGATAACACGGCGTTAAGGGCTCTGCTTTTCTTCCTCATCGGCGGATTTCTCCTTTTTGCCGGTGTCTTCGTGGACGCCATGGGCAGTTCGATCAACAACGATGGGCAGAACAGCATTTTACCCTTCAGCCCCCTCGTCCTCGTCGGCAGGGTCTTGCTCGCTATAGGAG CTGTCATGTTGGTCGGCGCCTTGTACTTGACTTACAGAAATTgcaagagaaagaagaagcaaGCGCCTTACGAAAGAGCCTCGGCTGCTCCTGATCAATCGGTAGAGAGTCAGAACAATACCCAGAACGTATCTCGGCCGCTTCCAGCGAGACCACAGAGCAGGCAAATGTATTATCCTTCAGCAATCCAGATGACCACCTACGCGTCTGGGTCTGGAACTCTGATGAACGGCCGAGAGGTAGAGGAAAACCCGTACAGTGAAGTGGAGGGCGTTAGCTCCCCAGCAGCAGCTGCCTTCATACACTATTCCTCCACTCTGGGTGCTCGAAATCTGGGGTATTCAAGGACCCTTGGATACACCAGGCGGGGCGTTGGCCGTGGAAATCCTAGGGTACTCAGAGCTGGTTTCACTCCTTTGCATCCCGTCGAGGAAGGTTCATCGGTCCATTCTTCCACAGAACAGCTGTCAAGGTACGCGACCTTGCCCGCTGGGCAGGTTCTAGACACCCCGGAATACAACTGGAGGAGCCACCTGACGAGGGAACAGACGAGAAATTCCACCTCGACGCCGGTTTTTAAGGACGATCCTCCTCCTTACGATTCTTTCAAACCCCCGCCTTATCGACCGTGA